A genome region from Chlorobaculum tepidum TLS includes the following:
- a CDS encoding NUDIX hydrolase, which translates to MKSFAFCPLCATPLNESFIGGRDRMSCPRCGWVHYINPLPVAIALTVNRNNELLMIRRAHEPAFNEWALPGGFLEAGERPEEGCLRELFEETSLEGTIDKLIGVWHLESGLYGSLIAVAYRVIAAHERISINHEVFEAGFYRPDNMPPVRIPLHRQIIAESRWPERDLSLTL; encoded by the coding sequence ATGAAGTCATTTGCATTCTGCCCGCTGTGCGCCACACCACTGAACGAGTCCTTCATCGGTGGCCGCGACCGGATGAGCTGTCCACGGTGCGGATGGGTGCATTACATCAATCCCCTGCCGGTCGCCATTGCCCTGACAGTCAACCGGAACAACGAGCTCCTGATGATCCGGCGTGCGCACGAACCGGCCTTCAACGAATGGGCGCTGCCCGGCGGATTTCTCGAAGCGGGCGAACGGCCCGAGGAGGGGTGTCTGCGGGAACTGTTCGAGGAAACCTCGCTGGAGGGAACCATCGACAAACTGATCGGGGTGTGGCACCTTGAATCGGGGCTGTACGGATCGCTGATAGCGGTGGCTTACCGCGTGATTGCAGCTCACGAGCGCATCTCGATCAACCACGAAGTGTTCGAGGCGGGCTTCTACCGGCCCGACAACATGCCGCCAGTAAGGATTCCGCTGCATCGCCAGATCATCGCAGAGAGCCGCTGGCCGGAGCGCGACCTGTCGCTCACGCTGTGA
- a CDS encoding mechanosensitive ion channel family protein gives MLDSLLLYIESFNVDRSIAVPVATLLAVLVAMLLIAIVELVTKKILLRSIDHFVAKTASNLDDLLVRYGVFNWIAHLVPPLLAYRMAGTVLQFYPAAVPQVTDGLVIYFAVVVILLLLAVLDVVYEFYSGHPIGMKLPIKSIVQVIKTVVVSIGVVIVISRLLGQSPVVFISGIGAFTAVLLLIFKDSILGLVAGVQLSTNDLVRIGDWITMPKYGADGEVIDISLVTVSVQNFDKTIVVLPAYTLISEGFKNWRGMQESDGRRIKRSFNIDMQSIRFLDGELMKKIEAVQLLKPYLQERFQEITSHNRAVGADEDSPVNGRRLTNLGTFRAYLQAYVHSQSRINTDMMIMIRYLQPDAFGLPCEIYCFTRTKEWAEYEGVQADIFDHIFAVLPWFDLKAYQLQGAAVPPPAVTA, from the coding sequence ATGCTCGACTCTCTTTTGCTCTATATAGAATCCTTCAACGTTGACCGGTCGATCGCCGTACCTGTGGCCACGCTGCTTGCCGTTCTTGTGGCCATGCTGCTTATCGCCATTGTCGAGCTTGTCACGAAAAAAATTCTCCTGCGATCCATCGATCACTTTGTTGCCAAAACAGCAAGCAACCTGGACGATCTGCTGGTCAGATATGGCGTGTTCAACTGGATCGCCCACCTGGTGCCGCCTCTGCTCGCATACCGGATGGCCGGTACTGTTCTGCAGTTCTATCCCGCTGCGGTGCCGCAGGTAACGGATGGGCTGGTCATCTATTTTGCCGTGGTCGTTATTCTGCTGCTGCTCGCCGTGCTCGATGTCGTTTACGAATTCTACTCGGGGCACCCGATTGGCATGAAGCTGCCGATCAAAAGCATCGTGCAGGTAATCAAGACGGTTGTCGTTTCGATTGGCGTGGTGATTGTCATCTCCCGCCTGCTCGGCCAGTCTCCCGTGGTTTTCATCAGCGGTATCGGCGCGTTCACGGCGGTGCTGCTGCTCATTTTCAAGGATTCGATTCTCGGTCTCGTGGCGGGTGTGCAGCTTTCGACCAACGACCTGGTGCGCATCGGCGACTGGATCACGATGCCCAAATACGGCGCTGATGGAGAGGTGATCGACATTTCGCTCGTGACCGTGTCGGTGCAGAACTTCGACAAGACCATCGTGGTGCTTCCGGCCTATACGCTCATTTCCGAGGGGTTCAAGAACTGGCGGGGGATGCAGGAGTCGGACGGGCGGCGGATCAAGCGCTCCTTCAATATCGACATGCAGAGTATCCGTTTTCTCGACGGCGAACTCATGAAAAAAATCGAGGCGGTCCAGCTGCTGAAGCCTTACCTGCAGGAACGTTTTCAGGAGATCACCAGCCACAACCGGGCGGTGGGCGCTGATGAAGACTCGCCGGTCAATGGCCGCCGACTTACCAATCTCGGTACTTTCCGCGCCTATCTCCAGGCTTATGTGCACAGCCAGTCCAGAATCAACACCGACATGATGATCATGATCCGGTACCTGCAACCGGATGCCTTCGGATTACCGTGCGAGATCTACTGCTTCACCAGAACGAAAGAGTGGGCGGAATACGAAGGGGTACAGGCGGATATTTTCGATCATATTTTCGCTGTGCTGCCCTGGTTCGATCTCAAGGCCTATCAGCTCCAGGGCGCAGCGGTTCCTCCGCCAGCCGTCACAGCGTGA
- a CDS encoding HAMP domain-containing sensor histidine kinase has translation MHDIAAVEAQIDKGIESGLYWALLISLTAGALSAMFLSRPLVRIASAADRFLHGETEVKIPVKHDDEIGRLARAFNYLSEEIVRLTRKEEWLREVLSSIREAIIVTNASGEIVLANPAASRLFMIEAARKRSIPVTNIEDAAMRELFERVQKRQSGIYNEELTAMTSKGKRTLKVTAVPVMRRGALFDGTVLVINDVTRLRNLERTRRDFVSSVSHELRTPLASIKGYTETLLEGAMNDPENATAFLNIIHQEAEQLTALVNDVLDLSRIESGKIAYSFEPVDVKPQLEKTAALFEPAAARKGVRIELNAPEGLPAVLADRSYFDIVVRNLIDNAIKYVDAESGRVRVSAYATGDSVSIEVADNGIGIPQADLDRIFERFYRVDKARSRELGGTGLGLSIVKHIVLAHKGKVEVRSRINRGTTFTVTLPVAGA, from the coding sequence TTGCACGACATCGCTGCCGTCGAAGCGCAGATCGACAAAGGCATCGAGAGTGGCCTCTACTGGGCGCTGCTGATTTCCCTGACTGCTGGAGCGCTGTCGGCCATGTTTCTTTCCCGCCCGCTCGTCAGGATTGCCAGCGCAGCCGACCGCTTCCTGCATGGCGAGACGGAGGTGAAGATTCCCGTCAAGCATGACGACGAGATCGGGCGCCTGGCGCGGGCGTTCAACTATCTTTCCGAAGAGATCGTGCGGCTGACCCGCAAGGAGGAGTGGCTGCGGGAGGTGCTGTCGAGTATTCGCGAGGCCATTATCGTGACCAACGCTTCGGGCGAGATCGTACTTGCCAACCCCGCCGCATCGCGGCTGTTCATGATCGAGGCGGCCCGCAAGCGTTCGATTCCCGTGACCAACATCGAGGATGCGGCGATGCGGGAGCTGTTCGAGCGGGTGCAGAAGCGGCAGAGTGGCATCTACAACGAGGAGCTGACGGCCATGACCTCCAAAGGAAAGCGCACGCTCAAGGTGACAGCCGTACCGGTCATGCGGCGGGGGGCGCTGTTCGACGGCACTGTGCTGGTTATCAACGATGTGACCCGACTGCGCAATCTGGAGCGCACCCGCCGGGACTTCGTTTCGAGCGTGTCGCACGAACTGCGCACGCCACTGGCGAGCATCAAGGGGTACACTGAAACCCTGCTCGAGGGGGCGATGAACGATCCGGAAAACGCCACGGCATTTCTGAATATCATCCATCAGGAGGCCGAGCAGCTCACGGCGCTGGTCAACGATGTGCTCGACCTGTCGCGCATCGAATCGGGCAAGATTGCTTACTCTTTCGAGCCGGTCGATGTCAAGCCGCAGCTCGAAAAAACGGCGGCGCTCTTTGAACCAGCCGCTGCACGCAAGGGCGTGCGCATCGAGCTGAATGCGCCTGAAGGGCTTCCGGCGGTTCTGGCCGACCGGAGCTACTTTGACATCGTCGTGCGCAACCTTATCGACAACGCGATCAAATATGTCGATGCAGAGAGCGGTCGGGTACGAGTCAGCGCTTACGCTACGGGCGATAGTGTCAGCATCGAGGTGGCGGACAACGGCATCGGCATTCCGCAGGCCGATCTCGACCGTATTTTCGAACGCTTCTACCGCGTGGACAAGGCGCGTTCGCGCGAACTTGGTGGCACGGGGCTTGGTCTCTCCATCGTCAAGCATATCGTACTTGCACATAAAGGCAAGGTCGAGGTTCGCTCCAGAATCAATCGTGGTACGACTTTCACCGTTACGCTTCCCGTCGCCGGAGCCTGA
- a CDS encoding cation-transporting P-type ATPase, which yields MNEHEQRLADLCTAPVENTLDSLNTSLDGLSTKEAKKRLAEYGPNELTHQKRLGFRADMFNRLKSPLAVQLLVIALVSAVIGEHLPGEVDHVVKVEAPFAPAGIRH from the coding sequence TTGAACGAGCATGAACAAAGATTGGCGGACCTCTGCACCGCGCCAGTCGAGAATACGCTTGATTCTCTCAATACCTCTCTGGACGGACTGAGCACCAAAGAGGCGAAAAAACGCCTTGCCGAATACGGTCCCAACGAGTTGACCCATCAGAAACGTCTGGGTTTCCGGGCCGACATGTTCAATCGGCTCAAAAGTCCCCTGGCGGTCCAATTGCTCGTCATCGCTCTGGTCTCGGCGGTCATCGGCGAGCACCTTCCCGGCGAAGTCGATCATGTCGTCAAGGTAGAAGCGCCATTCGCGCCGGCTGGAATCAGACATTGA
- a CDS encoding helix-turn-helix domain-containing protein has protein sequence MNEMEDRWLSITEICKYLGVSNDTVYKWIDKHGMPAHRMGRLWKFKKDEVDEWVKAGGAAESSDAGKSRNL, from the coding sequence ATGAACGAGATGGAAGACCGTTGGTTATCAATAACCGAGATTTGCAAGTACCTCGGGGTCAGCAACGACACCGTTTACAAGTGGATCGACAAGCATGGCATGCCCGCCCACCGCATGGGCCGCCTTTGGAAGTTCAAGAAGGATGAGGTTGACGAATGGGTGAAGGCCGGCGGCGCGGCGGAATCTTCAGATGCTGGGAAGAGCCGCAACCTATGA
- a CDS encoding ABC transporter ATP-binding protein has product MFEVEALSAGVGSFRLENIFLSLNEGECQAVLGPSGSGKSTLLSAILGATPVTSGHIRLGDDEITYWPMEQRRLGYVPQHLGLFPHLSVRDNLRYSARARKLARNDFEPLLDKLVEITNIGKLLNRQIGTLSGGERQRVALVRALAANPRLVLLDEPFTALNETLRKELWWLVKELQRERGLSALLVTHDLTEAYFLADKITVLINGRQEQSDNKTTIYQHPANLAVARFLGIKNLFPATVVKSSEEGIEADCPALAHSFRLQGHAPVGTAIRVGIRPENVMVCDEDHPPCPNDCVLSGTIRLIDMGVNVAMHFHSPQLSSIIEIIAPRRLVNRFRIANDSPRLTIALPSSAMFWVRDE; this is encoded by the coding sequence ATGTTTGAAGTCGAAGCACTGAGCGCAGGGGTGGGCAGCTTCCGCCTGGAAAACATTTTTCTCTCGCTTAACGAGGGCGAGTGCCAGGCCGTACTGGGACCGTCCGGTTCCGGCAAGAGCACTTTGTTGAGTGCCATACTGGGGGCAACACCCGTCACCTCGGGTCACATACGCCTGGGGGACGACGAGATTACCTACTGGCCGATGGAACAGCGCCGACTGGGTTATGTTCCGCAGCATCTAGGGCTCTTTCCGCATTTATCGGTCCGTGACAACCTGAGATACAGCGCCCGTGCCCGCAAACTCGCTCGTAACGACTTTGAGCCACTGCTCGACAAACTGGTCGAGATTACAAATATCGGTAAACTCCTCAACCGACAAATCGGCACCCTTTCGGGAGGCGAACGCCAGCGCGTGGCGCTTGTGCGTGCCCTGGCGGCCAATCCCCGGCTGGTATTGCTGGATGAACCCTTCACTGCCCTGAACGAGACCCTGCGCAAGGAGCTGTGGTGGCTGGTCAAGGAGTTGCAGCGGGAGCGCGGCCTTTCGGCCCTGCTCGTCACTCACGACCTGACCGAAGCCTATTTTCTGGCCGATAAGATTACCGTCTTGATCAACGGCCGCCAGGAGCAAAGTGATAACAAGACAACAATCTACCAGCATCCGGCCAATCTTGCCGTGGCCCGTTTTCTCGGTATCAAGAACCTCTTTCCTGCCACCGTGGTGAAATCGTCGGAAGAGGGCATCGAAGCCGATTGCCCCGCTCTGGCGCACAGCTTTCGGCTTCAAGGCCATGCCCCGGTAGGCACAGCGATCCGCGTTGGCATCCGCCCTGAAAATGTCATGGTTTGCGATGAAGACCACCCACCCTGTCCGAATGATTGCGTGCTTTCCGGAACGATCCGACTGATTGATATGGGCGTGAACGTGGCGATGCATTTCCATTCCCCACAACTGTCTTCAATCATCGAGATCATAGCCCCGCGACGGTTAGTAAATCGCTTCAGGATCGCGAATGATTCTCCCCGGCTCACCATCGCTCTGCCTTCCTCTGCGATGTTTTGGGTCCGTGACGAATAA
- the bcp gene encoding thioredoxin-dependent thiol peroxidase — MALLQAGQKAPEFTAKDQDGKEVSLRDYTGRKVVLYFYPKDDTPGCTKEACAFRDNLPNFEKVDAVVLGVSVDGQKAHRKFADKYELPFTLLVDDEKKIVEAYGVWGLKKFMGREYMGTNRVTYLIDEQGTIEKVWSKVKPETHTAEVLDWLQQKT, encoded by the coding sequence ATGGCACTATTGCAGGCGGGCCAGAAAGCTCCGGAATTCACCGCGAAAGACCAGGATGGCAAGGAAGTTTCCCTTCGCGACTACACAGGCAGGAAGGTCGTTCTCTACTTTTATCCGAAGGACGATACGCCGGGTTGTACCAAGGAGGCTTGTGCTTTTCGTGACAATTTACCTAACTTTGAAAAGGTAGATGCAGTGGTGCTCGGGGTGAGCGTCGATGGGCAGAAAGCCCACCGGAAATTCGCAGACAAGTATGAGCTGCCGTTCACGCTTCTGGTCGATGACGAGAAAAAAATCGTCGAAGCATACGGAGTCTGGGGACTGAAAAAGTTCATGGGCAGAGAGTACATGGGGACGAACCGGGTCACCTATCTGATTGATGAACAGGGCACCATCGAAAAGGTGTGGTCAAAAGTCAAACCTGAAACGCACACAGCAGAGGTGCTCGACTGGTTGCAGCAAAAAACGTGA
- a CDS encoding molybdate ABC transporter permease subunit yields the protein MISLKQISVGAALAVLILYGALIVSLAWFLNGTTLRETLLSDRTLFSVNLSLMAATVATALALLLAIPAAYALSRFNFMGKGAAETILEFPIIVSPAALGAIILIFFNNPLGEWVQTHVMYFVFTFAGIVLAQFVTILGLAVRMLKTAFDEVPAELETVARTLGGSPRHVFFTVTLPLARNGLIAAFILTWAKALGEFGATLMVAGSMAMRTETLPIAIFMRLSSADIEGTVALILVLVGIGLTALYTARRLLRMNTHV from the coding sequence GTGATCAGTCTGAAACAAATCAGTGTCGGGGCCGCTCTTGCGGTCCTGATCTTGTATGGCGCTTTGATCGTCTCGCTTGCCTGGTTTCTGAACGGAACAACGCTGCGGGAAACACTGCTTTCGGATCGCACCCTGTTTTCCGTGAACCTGTCGCTGATGGCGGCCACCGTGGCCACAGCCCTTGCATTACTGCTGGCCATTCCAGCCGCCTATGCCCTCTCCCGTTTCAACTTCATGGGCAAAGGAGCGGCCGAAACCATTCTTGAATTTCCCATCATCGTCTCTCCGGCGGCGCTTGGCGCGATTATCCTGATTTTTTTCAACAATCCGCTGGGAGAATGGGTGCAGACTCATGTGATGTATTTTGTATTTACCTTCGCGGGCATTGTGCTGGCGCAGTTCGTCACCATTCTTGGCCTGGCAGTACGCATGCTCAAGACCGCCTTTGACGAAGTGCCGGCGGAGTTGGAGACCGTGGCCCGAACGCTGGGTGGAAGCCCGCGCCATGTTTTTTTTACTGTCACGCTGCCGCTGGCGCGAAACGGCCTCATCGCGGCTTTTATCCTTACCTGGGCGAAGGCGCTGGGTGAGTTTGGGGCGACGCTGATGGTGGCCGGAAGCATGGCGATGCGAACTGAAACGCTGCCCATCGCCATTTTTATGCGCTTGTCCAGTGCCGACATAGAAGGAACGGTGGCACTGATCCTCGTCCTGGTCGGTATTGGCCTTACCGCTCTGTACACAGCGCGCCGCCTGTTGAGGATGAATACGCATGTTTGA
- a CDS encoding YqgE/AlgH family protein gives MTNEFEILKPGKLLLASANLLDPNFKRTVLLMCEHNEEGSIGFILNKPMEFKVCEAISGFDEIDEPLHMGGPVQVDTVHVLHTRGDVIDGAVEVIPGLFWGGDKEQLSYLINTGVIKASEVRFFLGYAGWSAGQLEAEFEEGSWYTADASSEQVFTDEYERMWSRSVRSKGGEYCYVANSPELPGMN, from the coding sequence ATGACAAACGAATTTGAAATACTCAAGCCGGGCAAGCTTCTGCTGGCTTCAGCGAATCTGCTTGACCCCAATTTCAAGCGGACAGTTCTTCTCATGTGCGAGCACAACGAAGAAGGGTCGATCGGTTTCATTCTGAACAAACCGATGGAATTCAAGGTGTGCGAAGCCATCAGTGGATTTGACGAGATAGACGAACCATTGCACATGGGCGGGCCGGTGCAGGTTGATACCGTGCATGTTCTGCACACTCGGGGTGATGTGATCGATGGGGCTGTTGAAGTGATTCCGGGCCTTTTCTGGGGCGGCGACAAGGAGCAGCTCAGTTACCTCATCAATACTGGCGTTATCAAAGCCTCAGAGGTGCGTTTCTTTCTCGGTTATGCCGGATGGAGCGCGGGGCAGCTCGAAGCGGAGTTTGAAGAGGGCTCGTGGTACACCGCCGACGCATCGAGCGAGCAGGTATTCACGGATGAATACGAACGCATGTGGAGCCGTTCCGTGCGCTCCAAGGGTGGCGAGTACTGCTATGTTGCCAACTCGCCGGAGCTTCCGGGTATGAACTGA
- the modA gene encoding molybdate ABC transporter substrate-binding protein, translating into MKAVKPIFALVVGFCLWVSAFSAQAAERLLIYAGAASKPPTEEAAKAYEEKTGVKVDVIFGGSGYVLSQMKLAKQGDLYFPGSSDYMDKAKREGDVFPETEKVIVYLVPAINVQKGNPHNIHTLKDLTKPGLRVAIANPEGVCVGAYAVEIVEKNFSPKELAAFKKNLVNYTGSCEKTATAISLKQADAVIGWRVFQYWDPERIETIKLPKELIPRVGYIPIAVSKFTHDRAAAQAFIDFLTGPEGQKIFAKYHYFATPKEAFAWLGEKKPVGGEYVVPADWLKK; encoded by the coding sequence ATGAAAGCAGTTAAACCAATTTTTGCCCTGGTGGTTGGTTTTTGTTTGTGGGTTTCCGCTTTTTCCGCCCAGGCGGCCGAGCGACTGCTGATTTATGCGGGTGCGGCCTCGAAGCCGCCCACCGAGGAAGCCGCCAAAGCCTATGAAGAGAAAACGGGCGTCAAGGTTGATGTGATCTTTGGCGGTTCCGGTTACGTACTGTCGCAGATGAAACTCGCCAAGCAGGGTGATCTCTATTTCCCCGGCTCATCCGATTACATGGACAAAGCGAAGCGCGAGGGCGATGTCTTTCCTGAAACCGAGAAGGTGATCGTCTACCTGGTGCCCGCCATCAATGTGCAAAAGGGTAACCCGCACAATATCCACACGCTGAAGGATCTCACTAAACCGGGACTGCGCGTGGCTATCGCCAATCCCGAAGGGGTCTGTGTCGGGGCTTATGCGGTGGAGATCGTGGAAAAGAATTTCAGCCCGAAAGAGTTAGCCGCGTTCAAGAAGAATCTCGTCAATTACACCGGTTCTTGCGAAAAGACCGCCACGGCAATCTCCCTGAAGCAGGCCGATGCGGTCATCGGCTGGAGGGTTTTTCAATACTGGGACCCGGAGCGCATCGAGACCATTAAGTTGCCCAAAGAGCTGATTCCGCGTGTTGGCTATATCCCCATCGCCGTCTCCAAATTCACCCATGATCGTGCGGCGGCTCAGGCATTCATCGATTTCCTGACCGGGCCGGAGGGGCAAAAAATATTTGCGAAGTACCATTACTTCGCCACGCCCAAGGAAGCCTTCGCCTGGCTGGGGGAGAAAAAACCCGTGGGCGGCGAGTACGTGGTACCCGCCGACTGGTTGAAGAAATAA
- a CDS encoding type I restriction-modification system subunit M translates to MARSDSDKNGNGGNLGFEAELFKAADKLRGNMEPSDYKHVALGLIFLKYISDAFEAKHKALLAEDALAAEDKDEYLADNVFWVPKEARWSHLQANAKQPTIGTLIDDAMRAIEKDNASLKGVLPKDYARPALNKVMLGELIDLISGIGHLLPSPSGRGAGGEGQSFDILGRVYEYFLGQFAGAEGKRGGEFYTPRSVVRVLVEMLEPYSGRVYDPCCGSGGMFVQSEKFVQEHGGRIGDIAIYGQESNYTAWRLAKMNLAVRGIDADIRWNNEGSFHKDELRDLKADYILANPPFNISDWGGDRLREDVRWQFGVPPVGNANYAWLQHIYWHLAPNGTAGVVLANGSMSSNQSGEGEIRRAMLEADAVDCMVALPGQLFYSTQIPACLWFLARNKNPANGKTGGLRDRRGHVLFIDARKMGVLVDRTRRELSDEEIQKIARTYHAWRGEPDAGDYADVAGFCKSATLDEIRKHGHVLTPGRYVGAAEVEDDGEPFEEKMARLAAQWRQQRDEAAKLDAAIEANLKELGFWE, encoded by the coding sequence ATGGCAAGATCTGATAGTGACAAGAACGGCAATGGGGGCAACCTCGGCTTCGAGGCTGAACTGTTCAAAGCCGCCGACAAGCTGCGCGGCAACATGGAGCCCAGCGACTACAAGCACGTCGCGCTGGGTTTGATCTTCCTGAAGTACATCTCCGACGCCTTCGAGGCCAAGCACAAGGCGCTGCTGGCCGAAGATGCACTGGCCGCCGAGGACAAGGACGAATACCTCGCCGACAACGTGTTCTGGGTGCCAAAGGAGGCGCGCTGGTCGCACCTGCAAGCCAACGCCAAGCAGCCCACCATCGGCACCCTGATCGACGACGCGATGCGCGCCATCGAGAAGGACAACGCATCGCTCAAGGGCGTGCTGCCCAAGGATTACGCCCGCCCTGCGCTCAACAAGGTGATGCTGGGGGAACTCATCGACCTGATCTCCGGCATTGGCCATCTGCTCCCCTCGCCCTCCGGGAGAGGGGCCGGGGGTGAGGGGCAATCCTTCGACATCCTCGGGCGCGTCTATGAGTACTTCCTCGGCCAGTTCGCCGGGGCCGAAGGCAAACGCGGCGGCGAGTTCTACACCCCGCGTTCCGTGGTGCGCGTGCTGGTGGAAATGCTGGAGCCGTACTCCGGCCGCGTGTACGACCCCTGCTGCGGTTCAGGCGGGATGTTTGTCCAGTCCGAGAAGTTCGTGCAGGAGCACGGCGGCCGTATTGGCGACATCGCCATCTACGGCCAGGAATCGAACTACACCGCCTGGCGGCTGGCCAAAATGAACCTGGCCGTGCGCGGCATCGACGCCGACATCCGCTGGAACAACGAAGGTAGCTTCCACAAGGACGAACTGCGCGACCTCAAGGCCGACTACATCCTGGCCAACCCGCCCTTCAACATCTCCGACTGGGGTGGCGATCGCCTGCGTGAAGACGTGCGCTGGCAGTTCGGCGTACCGCCCGTGGGCAACGCCAACTACGCCTGGCTCCAGCACATCTACTGGCACCTGGCCCCCAACGGCACGGCGGGCGTGGTGCTGGCCAACGGCTCCATGAGCTCCAACCAGTCGGGCGAGGGCGAGATTCGCCGCGCCATGCTCGAAGCCGACGCGGTGGATTGCATGGTGGCGCTGCCCGGGCAGCTCTTTTACTCCACGCAAATCCCCGCCTGCCTGTGGTTTCTGGCCCGCAACAAAAACCCCGCGAATGGCAAAACCGGGGGGCTGCGCGACCGGCGCGGGCACGTGCTGTTCATCGACGCCCGCAAGATGGGCGTGCTGGTGGACCGCACCCGGCGCGAACTCAGCGACGAGGAGATCCAGAAAATCGCCCGCACCTACCACGCCTGGCGCGGCGAACCCGACGCGGGCGACTACGCCGACGTGGCGGGCTTCTGCAAATCCGCCACGCTGGACGAAATCCGCAAACACGGCCACGTGCTGACGCCCGGCCGTTACGTGGGCGCAGCGGAAGTGGAAGACGACGGCGAACCCTTCGAGGAGAAGATGGCGCGGCTGGCGGCGCAGTGGCGGCAGCAGCGGGACGAGGCGGCGAAGCTCGATGCGGCGATTGAGGCGAACCTCAAAGAACTGGGTTTCTGGGAGTGA